Sequence from the Helianthus annuus cultivar XRQ/B chromosome 13, HanXRQr2.0-SUNRISE, whole genome shotgun sequence genome:
AAAGCTCATACATGTTTTTGAGTTTCCTTTTTTTAAGGTGGTTTGTAGAACTCATGTAATTGATATTCTTAGTGGGTTTTCTTTTTTAAAGCGGTTGAACCGTTATAACTGATTGAGATTAATTTTGGCGGGTTACCTTTTTTTATAGGGGCTTATGAAGCGCTGTAATTGAAAGGGATTGATTTTGACGGGTTACTTTTTACATCGATTCGTGAACCGCTACAACTGTGTAATATGACGGGTTCTCTCTTTTTAAAGCGGTTTAGGAACATCTATCTCATTTTTTTAAAGCGCATACATTTAAAACGGTTCGTAAACTGCTTTTTTATGCAAAAGCTTATGAAAATATTAGGTAAAAATGTTTTTTAAGAGTTTTTTTACATGTTTAACCCATGGTTTCCCGTTTTTCTACTTTTTTTGTGGTTCTCCAATGAACCCACCTCTATCAAAGGATATTTAAATTCAAACTTTTGATTTAACACGTTAATCTATAGCGAATGATACATAATTGAAACATATATTTTCTAAATGAACTTCAAGGATAAACTAAGTGTGGAATTCTGAATCAAAAAGTCCGACATGCATCAATACGAGCTAGTAGCAGAACACACGGGTAGATCCTTTTGAAAGATCGGTTTTGCATTAAGAATGGGATTTCGATCGAAGAAATTTACGGGTTTCAATTCAAAACTCGAAGAAACTGTCGGCATTACCGGGAAATCCTCTTGGCATGGTATATGATGAAAGCCCAATGTATACCATAACACTATGTCCTTGTTCTCGATCTCACGATTCCTGTTTAGTAAAAAAAAACCAAGTTTACTAAACCAACATATCGGATATTTACCCGAAGATTATTGGGTCGGACACAAGACTAGGATTATCAATACTCGTTCCAAATTCGTCCCATTGCCAGTCTTAAAACTTATTTGTTATGATGATTATAACACTTGACCCATCAACAACCGGCCCAATCCAACTTACCTAGCAGACCATACAGCAAGTGTATCATCTCCTTTACTTTGAGACACCAAAAGCCCACCAGCCCATTCTTCACTTTTATTATGTGGAGTCACCCAAATCTGTCACATTAACAAAACCCATTTTATTCCATCTCAAACAATTTACATTCATAAACCATTATTTAATACCTGATTATTCGAAAATGCGGCCCGAATTTGCGGTGGATCATCAAGATCAAGCAAGCTAGCCGCAGTCCCACCAGGCACGATCTTGTAACCAGTCGGATTACCCAGTCTTGACCTCTTGGCCGGGTTAAAAACATGAAACTCAGATGGGTCATATAGTTTAAGCTTGATCTTCGCATCGTCTTCGGTCTTTGCCACTTTTCTAATCGCTTTTAAGTAACTTTTTCTAGGAGATTGACCCGGTCGCGTTTCTTCTTTGACCAAATTGACCTCGGCAAATGAATTGTTCGGGCCGTCGATGTCCATATCAAGGTGAAATGAGATGAAGTGGTCATGAACAACACCGATGACGTTTTCTGAGACTAGTGGCCCGCTCATATCGTCAGTGTTGGAGATATTGTATATGTTTTCGTATGGAGTTGCTTTCACCATTAGCATTCCCGATAGACCCACCTGTcattataataaaaaaattttgTGAAGTATaactttttccttttttaaaagtgattaaaaacatttttttataaaacggaATGATTAAAGTACAAATATGAAATACCTTAATACGGATTAAACCATCGGTTTGAAATTCCCAATCAAAAATATAATCGTAATTTCCAACGGATGCAACCATTCGAGCAACTAGTGTCGTCTTTGGCCTTGATTCTCTTATCTGTTTATTTCAAAAAAAATTCAATATAAGTAATTCTATAataagaacaacaacaaatccaCGACAACACTAATGATAAGAGATGATGTTGTCATAGTTCGTATTATATAGATGATCTCTTGCCCTAGTTGCGTGTTGAATCCGATCTAAGTGGTACGGGTTCAAGTCTAACAACGTGACAATATACGGATTTTAAGAGTAGATTTTAGGAGGGAATTTGTGTTTCTTCTCAAAAGTTATTTAATGGCACAactattattgtttttttttttttttttggataaatGGCACAACTATTATTGTTTTGTTAGTACTAAACTAGGTTTTTCCCCCGTGCTACGCGACGGGAGTTTGATTATTTTTCTCTGTGGTACGCGGTGTGACTTTGGTTGTTATCAGCTCGACTCATTAGAAACCATTAAAACAAAGATCGATAAAAGCGAATATCGATATCACTTCTgaaaaaccaattaaaaaaacgAAAAAAGGTTTTTACCCCCGCGATACACAGCGGGAGTTTGATTGTTATTCCCAGTGCTGCGTGGCGTGACTTTGGTTGTCATCATCTCAACTCATCGGAAACCATAAAGTGAATATTGATAACGGGCTTTTCCCTCGCGTTACGTGGCAGGAGGATGATCGGTTTTCACTGTTGTTACGCGACATGACTTAGGTCGTTATCGGCTATATAAGACTCATTGGAataccataaaaatgaatatcaATAAAAGCGAATATTGATATCGGTTCCCATAatatgaattaaaaaaataaaaataggttTTCCCCACCGCGCAACGCGGCGGGAGTTTGATCATTTTCCCCTCGTGTGCGACTTTGGTTGTTTTAGACTCGACTCATTGAAAACTATAAAAAAGAATATTTATACCGTTTTAGTGACATcaataaaaaactaaaataacCAATAAATTAGAAGTAAAAAAGAGAAAAATCAAATAGAGACAAAAGACAAATAAAAGAAACACTATTCACAATCCTTTCATcatttgttattatataaaattatataaacgAGCTTTTAGGACCCGCACATTATGACAGGACCGTTAAAGCAAACAAAAAATAGATGTAAAATATTGAATGTACACGCCTTGCGGAGTGTAACTCGCCAAATTTAGATCGAAACGTAAAATGTATTAAGAAATAAACAAAGAATGTGAATTAATCATTCGAAACATAGATAAAAGAAATACAAACATGTTCACTTTGATGAGTTGATGTCATTTCTAAAATAAAGTTACCAAACTTAGAAGTTTTTTTCTAACAAAATATAAATGAGTGAAAGGGAAGTCACGTATGTCAATTGCTAAATGATAAATAGTATCAAAGACTTGCACCTTGCAACGGGCCGTAAAATATAATTATTGCTTTACTTAAAAGTTAAAAGAGTAATATGTAGTATATGGTTAttaaaattcaaaataaaatcaTAAGAATTATTTGATTTAATCAAACATGTTATACAAACATCATACTTACACATAAACTATAATTTAATATTGATTAAACATGTTATAAGTATCGAAGCTGAGTAAATCTGACAACTTAaagataaatgtaattttttcaaaatcgaaacATAAACCTtcaaataaaacaatattttttttgttaatatacAACATGTTAGTTTTatagtaaaataaaaatatatttcctATAGTTAATAagaagagtaaactgtcattttggtccctgtggtttggccagttttgccactttagtccaaatctcaaacttattacatctgggtccctgtggtttgcattttgttgccattttagtccaaaatccaaaaaccttattttttttactgttgcaacctcctattttgtcctgtagtgcaggggcattttggtcattttgctttTCATTTTACATTTTCTTAATTAACTTCATCCCCAAATAAATCATCATCATAAAACCCTAACAgactctctcttctctctctaaaTCGATCAGTTAAGTTGAGACCTAGATCGATCAACATAATCCCcaaataaatcatcatcatcgtcccACCTGAGCACCACTCCGGCGTCGTCCCTACCGAAACTCAGATCcaccatcgtcatcgtcatctctgcgttcctctctctctctctcatgttTCTCTCTCATTCGTGTGTATTGGAGAGAAAAGCTTTGAGTTTCAGATCTGAATCGAAATCAGAAATATTTTGATCTGATTGTTTGTGGGGGTTAGAGATCAGAGAgattggtggtggcggtggttatGGTGGTGGCGGTGAAAGAATGAAGCAGAAGCTCCGGCGGCTGTGCGTCTTTTTTGGATGGTTTTAGCGAGAGGGCAGGTGGTGGGTGGAGTGACGGTGGTGGCACTGCAGATCTGGATcgaaatggcagtttactctatgaGGCAGAGAGGAGCAAGGGTTTCTGAGGGTGGTTGCCGCCTCTTTCCGCCAGTGATTTTGATTATCTTCAACAACCCTCcgttatatatgtatatgtattgagagagagagagagagagacagagagacAACTGTTCTTTCGTGGTGTGTGTTGTTACTTGTTCTGTTATGCTTGTTCACCATGAGGCTGTGATGATTTCACCTAATCCGAGTCAAAATTGGGTCAACATTTGAGATTTTCCGCAGCTTGGCGTGGCAGAATCGGAGGAGGGCAAGTGCGCTTGCAACCTCTGTTTGCAGCCATGGCGgttttacaaatcggtttttgattttcttgaagatgatgttcttgattttctggattttctgggttttgatgatggtgtttgattatgttcttgaagatacagatctgagcctcgtttctttttacaaatcggtttttgttttgatttgttgtctgtattttgatttttgtgatggtttctggttttgttctgggttcttgattttcttgaagatgatgttcttgattttctggattttgatgatgaagtttgatgatgttcttaattttctgggttttgatgatgttcttgaagatagATGTTATTAATTACtgaaatgttataataaattaacatggaccaaaatgcccctgcactacaggacaaaataggaggttgcaacagtcaaaaaaataggttttttggattttggactaaaatgacaacaaaatgcaaaccacagggacccagatgtaataagtttgagatttggactaaagtggcaaaactggccaaaccacagggaccaaaatggcagtttactctaataagAAATACAAAATTTATTTATCTAGGAATTAATTTACATTTAAACaaactaaaaaaatattatactatataatataggtaaagtgtaaaatacaatatcccttaacgtacattacgtacgatatagcgaaatcgcatgttataaaatatcATGGATGAAATCgtatgtgataattttgatgaaatcgcatgttgtttttttgtaacaatttcgcatgtgatagttttgatgaaatcacatgttggttttttgtaacaattcgcatgtggtaattttgatgaaatcacatgttaaaaaaccaacatgcgaaattattataaaaaaacaacatgcaaTTTCAATGTGGGATGAAAATCTGATGGCTAAGATGATAGCGTACATATACGTTAACCTAACCCATATAATATATTTACATTTACTTATGATAATATAGTTGAACACCATCTCAATTTTCAAATGAAGAGAAAAAGCTAGAGGCTTGTGCATAAAAAGAAAGTATACAAAGCATGAAAAATCATAGAAATTTGAAtagtgtacatgaaagtgacaagACTTTCACTTTTGCTAATCTAAATtgacaatatttatgttttggtTCTGATTATTTTCACTTTTGCTAATCTAAATtgacaatatttatgttttggtTCTGATTGTTTTCACTTTTGCTAAGCTAAATAACACAAAAACAAATTGCAAATAATTTAGTTGGGCAATGGTCATATAACTTGCTAGCGAGTTCTTTTTTTTTCGTTTTCTTATTTTATATAACCAAAAATATCTTTTTGAAGGAGATATAGACAAAAGCATCATTGTTACTTACATCGAAACCCATTGCCGGAATTTCTGAATGCCTCCAACCAATATCTCCGGTGAAACGTTCAAATATACAAATGATATTGGGCTGAATGAACGGTCGACCATCGGCGCTCGCAAACACCCCGTCCATATAATACGAGTATCTTGGGCAATCATTCAGTTCCACAAGGGGCATAGCGGTTGCACCGAGCCCGAATTCACCTGCATCCATATACGACTTATAGTACCAACCTTGATCCGGGTCCATATACGGTACATAAAGTTCTGACGCAAACCCTTTGTACATCACACTTCTATACTCCCCGTTCTCAGCCCGAATCATGGCCTGGGATATTATTATCCCCGCCCGTATATCAGGCTTTATGTGAAAAACCCAATTGGCCCATTTCACTGTATGCCCATTTTCTACAGTGAAACTGGGCCCTTTGGGTTGTTCCATAGACATAGGGTTAGTTTCCGGGGTCATATCCGAAAACGGGCTTCTTGTCGTGTACCGGTAATCAGTATTAGTTCCTTCTGGTATAGGAATGTCTCGACCAGTGTCAGTTATTTTGACGATCTCTCGTTTGTCTACATCCACGGTTACTCTGAGCCCTTCTATGGGCCTCATGTAATAGTTAGGAGTGTTTTGGCTAGAAAAACACTGGACTTTAACGATTCTTTTTCCATCCTCATCCGGGCCAAACCAGCCCGATGAAGGTGGGATGCATACCAAATCGTTAAAGTCCACCCCTCTAGCCAAAATGGACTTGTTAAAGTCCAAGTTTGTTAAAAGGACCTCTAAAGCCGTTGTGAGGTCCTCAGTTGTTAACATCGGGTAACCTGACCCGACGTTAACAACATCGCCTGTAACAACAGCGAGGTCCAAATCAACGGTTAGAAGATGCGTTTGCCCATCTAAAAACGATATGACCGATGCTCTTCGGGGCGGAAGTGGGTCGCCTGGTTTCCAAGCGAGTACTTGACATTTGTCGGGTTCGTCTAACGAGAGAGTGTTGATGGAGGGGAAGGACGATGAAAAGGGTTCGTATGCCGAGAGAATGGATCGGATCTTGTTGATTTCGGGTATGGTTAACGGGTCGAGTGGGTGAAGTGGGGTGTCTGTGAAGTGGTGGTCGGAATTGTGGACCGGAGTGTCGATGGTTGAGCGTGATCGGAGATTGGTTTTCCGGCAGCCGAAATTAAGATGTTGGTTTCTTGAATATACATATATGAAAACTGCTATGGAGATGATGATGAATAATTGGATACAATAAGGTATCTTCATCAATCAATCACTcactcactctcacacacacactctctctctctacaatgaTGAAGATACGATAAATAGGAGGTCCCAGGTAGTATGTAGAATGAAATGAATATGTCATATATTAGGACAACATGTTTGGCTTTAAGCGAAAGTGGGAAAGTGACTAGTTTTGTTATATTTGAACTATTTTTTAAACACATTTATAAATATTAAAGTTATCACTAGCCAGCAGCCAGATATAGAAATTACAATGAATGATGGATCAGCGGaaagtttgaaaagttaaaagttGGATTATTCCAATCTCTAGACATGCTAATTTGGCTCTGATTTTTACTCATAAGAACGGACATTAATtaatatcattttttttttctttcagatAAAAATATTATACTTCATGTGATTTAATGAAATTTCATTTATAGTCtctatttttttctaaaattacATCTATAGTTCTTATCTTTTACACACTCGTTTCTCAGATGGTCCATAACATCGATGGGGTgtagtttttggtgttaaatgAATATGGATTGACAAAAATATACTTACTAAGACCATTCGTAATGGGGCCTTATATCACGCCATATCCTCCCATAACGCCCCATAGCGCCCATAAACACCACTACGAGGGGTGCTATGAGCGAGAAAATTTCAATCCTCGCGAACACCATCACGGCGTGACCCATTCTTCCCCACTctcacacatatacatacatacatatatatcctCACTACACACTAAAGTTATATAAACCCCCACAAAGTCCCTCTCTTACGCATTTCGCCACTTGTCGCATAACGTCCcacaaagggctttatgactataCATGGcctaataaaaaattaataagtGGGGTCCACCTTTTACACACATACCCACTCCCACCCGTCTccccttttctttctctctctttcttgtTTGGTCTCCATCATAAACCCACCACCACCCCAAAATCACCTTCACGTCTGAAAAATGAACCACCACTGCAACCTGGAGCAACATTGTGAAAAACTAGCCATTTACCCGCGCAACGCGGT
This genomic interval carries:
- the LOC110899649 gene encoding primary amine oxidase produces the protein MKIPYCIQLFIIISIAVFIYVYSRNQHLNFGCRKTNLRSRSTIDTPVHNSDHHFTDTPLHPLDPLTIPEINKIRSILSAYEPFSSSFPSINTLSLDEPDKCQVLAWKPGDPLPPRRASVISFLDGQTHLLTVDLDLAVVTGDVVNVGSGYPMLTTEDLTTALEVLLTNLDFNKSILARGVDFNDLVCIPPSSGWFGPDEDGKRIVKVQCFSSQNTPNYYMRPIEGLRVTVDVDKREIVKITDTGRDIPIPEGTNTDYRYTTRSPFSDMTPETNPMSMEQPKGPSFTVENGHTVKWANWVFHIKPDIRAGIIISQAMIRAENGEYRSVMYKGFASELYVPYMDPDQGWYYKSYMDAGEFGLGATAMPLVELNDCPRYSYYMDGVFASADGRPFIQPNIICIFERFTGDIGWRHSEIPAMGFDIRESRPKTTLVARMVASVGNYDYIFDWEFQTDGLIRIKVGLSGMLMVKATPYENIYNISNTDDMSGPLVSENVIGVVHDHFISFHLDMDIDGPNNSFAEVNLVKEETRPGQSPRKSYLKAIRKVAKTEDDAKIKLKLYDPSEFHVFNPAKRSRLGNPTGYKIVPGGTAASLLDLDDPPQIRAAFSNNQIWVTPHNKSEEWAGGLLVSQSKGDDTLAVWSARNREIENKDIVLWYTLGFHHIPCQEDFPVMPTVSSSFELKPVNFFDRNPILNAKPIFQKDLPVCSATSSY